Proteins encoded in a region of the Paenibacillus sp. W2I17 genome:
- the mtaB gene encoding tRNA (N(6)-L-threonylcarbamoyladenosine(37)-C(2))-methylthiotransferase MtaB, with the protein MPSVAFYTLGCKVNFYDTEAIWQLFKNEGYDQVDFDEQTADVYLINTCTVTNTGDKKSRQIIRRAIRRNPEAIVAVTGCYAQTSPAEILDIPGVDLVIGTQDRDKILPYVNEIQESRQPVNAVRNIMKTRVFEEMDVPDFADRTRAFLKIQDGCNNFCTFCIIPWSRGLSRSREANSIIQQAHQLVHAGYKEIVLTGIHTGGYGDDMENYDLTDLLWDLDKVEGLERIRISSIEASQIDDRMLDVIKRSDKLVRHFHIPLQAGDDTVLKRMRRKYTTEEFYNKMLRIREAMPDVAITTDIIVGFPGETDEMYRNGYELMRKIGFSEMHVFPYSKRTGTPAARMEDQVDEEVKNARVHELIDLSEQMQLEYAEQFVGQVLDVIPEGEAKGREGSGKLHGYSDNYIQLVFDGTMDMVGKVCRVKVVEAGVNESQATLVRVLEENLKSAAM; encoded by the coding sequence ATGCCATCCGTGGCGTTTTACACCTTAGGCTGCAAAGTTAATTTCTATGATACAGAGGCGATTTGGCAATTGTTCAAAAACGAAGGTTACGATCAAGTGGACTTTGATGAACAGACAGCGGATGTATACTTGATTAATACTTGTACAGTAACCAATACCGGCGACAAAAAGAGCCGTCAAATTATTCGTCGTGCCATTCGGCGCAACCCGGAGGCGATTGTGGCCGTTACAGGCTGCTACGCGCAGACTTCTCCGGCAGAGATTCTGGACATCCCAGGGGTGGATCTGGTTATCGGTACACAGGACCGTGACAAGATTTTGCCATATGTTAATGAAATTCAGGAGTCCCGTCAACCGGTTAATGCGGTGCGTAATATTATGAAAACCCGTGTGTTTGAAGAGATGGATGTACCTGATTTTGCTGATCGTACCCGAGCTTTCCTGAAAATTCAGGATGGATGCAATAACTTTTGCACGTTCTGCATCATTCCGTGGTCTCGCGGTCTCTCACGTAGTCGGGAAGCAAACAGCATTATTCAACAGGCGCATCAACTCGTACACGCCGGATACAAGGAGATTGTTCTGACCGGTATTCATACAGGTGGGTATGGCGATGACATGGAGAACTATGATCTGACCGATCTGCTGTGGGATTTGGATAAGGTAGAGGGGCTGGAGCGTATTCGAATCAGCTCGATTGAAGCCAGCCAGATCGACGACCGTATGCTCGACGTGATCAAACGTTCCGACAAACTCGTTCGTCACTTCCATATTCCGCTGCAAGCGGGTGATGATACGGTGTTGAAACGCATGCGCCGTAAATATACGACAGAAGAGTTTTACAACAAGATGCTTCGCATTCGGGAAGCAATGCCTGATGTAGCGATTACAACAGACATCATTGTTGGATTTCCAGGTGAGACGGATGAGATGTACCGTAATGGCTATGAGTTGATGCGGAAGATCGGTTTTTCCGAAATGCACGTATTCCCTTATTCTAAACGTACGGGTACACCAGCAGCACGGATGGAAGATCAGGTGGACGAAGAGGTCAAAAATGCACGTGTGCATGAACTGATTGACTTGTCTGAGCAGATGCAGCTGGAGTACGCTGAGCAGTTTGTCGGACAGGTACTGGATGTTATTCCCGAAGGTGAAGCCAAAGGCCGCGAGGGAAGTGGTAAGCTGCACGGTTATAGCGACAACTACATTCAACTGGTCTTTGACGGAACGATGGATATGGTCGGTAAAGTGTGCCGAGTCAAAGTGGTTGAAGCCGGCGTCAACGAGAGTCAGGCTACGCTGGTACGTGTGTTGGAAGAGAATCTTAAGTCCGCCGCGATGTGA
- a CDS encoding NUDIX hydrolase: MNKKEISAGGVVYRTGEDGRLQIQLIVDRYGKTTLAKGKMEDGETIEQTALREILEETGMVGRIVEPVDIIAYTYQHADFGPVDKEVHYYLVEAESGNLQPQIEEIKGVDWYAPEEAWSLQQQNGYDNNDDILRVALNKLGINV; the protein is encoded by the coding sequence ATGAACAAAAAAGAAATTTCAGCAGGCGGAGTTGTTTATAGAACAGGGGAAGACGGACGTCTTCAAATTCAGCTTATCGTAGATCGTTATGGTAAAACAACTCTCGCCAAGGGCAAAATGGAAGATGGAGAAACAATCGAACAGACAGCACTACGCGAGATTTTGGAAGAGACAGGTATGGTGGGTCGCATTGTAGAGCCGGTTGATATCATTGCTTATACGTACCAACATGCAGATTTTGGCCCGGTGGACAAGGAAGTTCATTATTATCTCGTTGAAGCCGAGAGTGGTAATCTACAGCCTCAGATTGAAGAAATCAAGGGTGTGGATTGGTATGCTCCGGAAGAAGCATGGTCCTTACAGCAGCAGAACGGATATGATAATAACGATGATATCTTGCGTGTAGCCCTGAACAAGTTAGGCATTAACGTATAA
- a CDS encoding class I SAM-dependent rRNA methyltransferase, translated as MPSVTLERSRKKRLEHAHPWIFNNEIASVDGNPEPGDLVNVLNHQGRYLATGYYNPASQITVRVVAYQPLESEQMDTAFFAARFRDCLRHRERFIQDGEAYRLVYGEADFLPGLIVDRFGSILVVQLLTLGMDRCREAIVQALIEVMQPEGIYERSDVSIRELEGLEQTKGPLYGECPRHVTVTENGLLIKVDIVEGQKTGYFFDQRENRAAIEPLMKGWGYKSGITLQTTEQDGTQQMLPVNKSGKVVTFPYWDGATVLECFSHTGSFTLNACKYGAKKVTCLDISEHAIESARTNVELNGFTDRVEFVVADAFQYLREQVKGLDERTARARAGEQKVDTSKALAAGGKTFDVVILDPPAFAKTKSAVKGACRGYKDINLQGMKLVNEGGYLVTASCSYHMRPDLFLDTIADAAEDAGKVLRLIDWKAAGKDHPQILGVDEGHYLKFAIFEVRSKKN; from the coding sequence TTGCCATCAGTTACACTCGAACGTAGTCGCAAAAAGCGGCTTGAACATGCACATCCATGGATATTTAACAATGAAATTGCCTCTGTTGACGGAAACCCGGAGCCGGGAGATCTCGTCAATGTATTGAATCATCAAGGTCGCTATCTGGCGACAGGATATTACAATCCCGCATCTCAAATCACAGTAAGAGTTGTAGCGTATCAACCGCTGGAGTCCGAACAGATGGACACCGCGTTCTTTGCAGCGCGTTTCCGCGATTGTTTGCGTCATCGGGAACGCTTTATCCAGGATGGCGAGGCATATCGTCTCGTTTACGGTGAAGCTGATTTTCTGCCAGGATTGATCGTTGATCGGTTCGGCAGCATCCTCGTTGTACAGTTGCTTACACTTGGCATGGATCGTTGCCGTGAAGCCATTGTACAGGCACTCATTGAAGTAATGCAGCCGGAAGGCATATATGAGCGCAGTGATGTCTCGATTCGTGAACTGGAAGGTTTGGAGCAGACCAAAGGTCCACTGTACGGAGAGTGCCCACGACATGTCACGGTTACAGAGAATGGACTACTCATTAAAGTGGATATCGTGGAAGGGCAGAAGACAGGTTACTTCTTCGACCAACGCGAGAATCGTGCAGCGATCGAACCGCTCATGAAGGGTTGGGGCTACAAGAGTGGAATCACACTACAAACGACCGAGCAGGATGGCACACAGCAGATGTTGCCTGTGAATAAAAGCGGTAAGGTAGTTACATTCCCTTATTGGGACGGTGCCACCGTACTGGAGTGCTTCTCACACACGGGAAGCTTTACGTTGAATGCTTGCAAGTATGGAGCCAAAAAAGTGACTTGTCTTGATATTTCGGAGCATGCCATTGAGAGTGCACGAACAAATGTAGAGCTGAACGGTTTCACAGACCGGGTCGAATTCGTAGTTGCTGATGCATTTCAGTACTTGCGTGAACAAGTGAAGGGGCTGGATGAACGTACCGCACGTGCACGTGCAGGCGAACAGAAAGTGGATACATCCAAAGCGCTGGCAGCTGGCGGTAAAACATTTGATGTCGTCATCCTCGATCCTCCTGCATTTGCCAAAACGAAATCAGCAGTCAAAGGTGCATGCCGTGGATATAAGGATATCAATCTGCAAGGAATGAAACTGGTCAATGAGGGTGGATATTTGGTAACAGCCAGCTGTTCGTATCACATGCGTCCAGACCTCTTCCTGGATACGATTGCTGATGCAGCGGAAGATGCAGGCAAAGTGCTTCGTTTGATCGACTGGAAAGCAGCCGGTAAGGATCACCCGCAAATTTTGGGCGTGGATGAAGGACATTACCTGAAATTTGCTATTTTCGAAGTGCGCAGTAAAAAGAATTAA
- a CDS encoding Na/Pi cotransporter family protein: protein MFRDVILPLLYGLIIFFGGMKLMETALQRMAGPMLAGWLNRATSAPWKGMAFSAGATALLQSSTAVTVLTIGLANARLITYGRTLGIILGTNIGTCLTTELVGLQIGRASLPLLVLSLTGWAMFVVLGERNLAAPERTRQTLFNIQYSFLAAAGFALVMTGIQVMQSIALPLRSMGVFQWFLDRSADSLWWGFLAGACLTALIHSSAAVISMAITLAATGVLPVEIGIAIVIGSNVGTCITAVIAAAGGASAGKFVAASHVVLNIAGALLFMPLIGQLHAASAWLSADNGAQIAHAQTLFNITSSLLALPFCYLPIWHKKPPVHAPAAKSPVA from the coding sequence ATGTTTAGAGATGTGATTTTGCCCCTACTCTATGGGCTTATTATCTTTTTTGGTGGCATGAAGTTGATGGAAACCGCCTTGCAGCGCATGGCAGGGCCCATGTTGGCAGGTTGGCTCAATCGTGCCACCTCTGCTCCATGGAAAGGCATGGCCTTCAGTGCGGGCGCAACGGCCCTGTTACAGAGCAGTACTGCGGTCACCGTACTCACCATTGGACTGGCTAATGCCAGATTAATTACCTATGGACGCACACTTGGCATCATCCTTGGCACCAACATCGGGACATGCCTGACAACGGAGCTGGTGGGACTGCAGATCGGACGCGCTTCCCTGCCGCTACTCGTCCTGTCGCTAACGGGCTGGGCCATGTTTGTTGTTCTTGGTGAACGCAATCTGGCCGCTCCTGAACGCACGCGTCAGACTCTGTTTAACATCCAGTACAGCTTCCTCGCAGCTGCGGGATTTGCACTTGTTATGACAGGCATTCAGGTGATGCAATCCATTGCCTTGCCCTTGCGGAGCATGGGCGTATTTCAATGGTTTCTCGACCGGTCGGCCGACAGCTTGTGGTGGGGCTTCCTGGCAGGTGCCTGTCTGACAGCGCTCATTCACAGCAGCGCAGCTGTCATTAGCATGGCGATTACGCTCGCAGCCACAGGGGTATTGCCTGTGGAGATCGGTATCGCCATTGTGATCGGGTCCAATGTGGGGACCTGCATCACCGCTGTGATTGCTGCCGCGGGCGGAGCATCCGCAGGCAAATTTGTTGCAGCCTCCCATGTTGTATTAAACATTGCGGGAGCGCTGCTGTTTATGCCGCTGATCGGCCAGCTGCATGCAGCTTCGGCCTGGCTGTCAGCGGACAACGGGGCACAGATTGCGCATGCCCAGACCCTTTTTAACATCACCAGTTCACTGCTTGCTTTGCCATTCTGTTACTTGCCAATCTGGCACAAAAAACCACCGGTCCACGCCCCAGCGGCGAAGTCACCCGTGGCTTGA